One genomic region from Thunnus maccoyii chromosome 16, fThuMac1.1, whole genome shotgun sequence encodes:
- the LOC121880896 gene encoding rab GTPase-activating protein 1-like, which translates to MMEEVSTMMAYDAHVVEQMSEEEILACLVEETGPTFTVPTKKAKLGESRLQIMDDDEEEDPLDKYLKENRRLQQASLRLEQENDNLAHRLITSKVALRNALDKAEDKVDELTKDLLLTRRRLQATEEEKRGKEEEAAMLKEVFRRELEKAEQEVKRSSGIIADYKQICSQLTNRLEKQQAAHREEFDSLKELEHQRGILTNDLQEANNSWISKAFTSLRTSSGGLGSISLPRDGAPAMGWNFHSGSLSGWSTKKILWPHRHNRENI; encoded by the exons ATGATGGAAGAGGTGTCCACCATGATGGCGTATGACGCCCACGTTGTGGAGCAGATGAGTGAGGAGGAGATCCTGGCCTGTCTCGTGGAGGAAACAGGACCTACGTTCACA GTCCCAACGAAGAAAGCTAAACTGGGAGAAAGCCGGCTACAAATaatggatgatgatgaagaagaagaccCCTTGGACAAATACCTG aAGGAGAACCGTCGGCTTCAGCAGGCCAGCCTCCGACTGGAGCAGGAGAACGACAACCTGGCCCACAGACTGATCACCAGCAAGGTCGCCCTGAGGAACGCTCTGGACAAg GCGGAGGACAAAGTGGACGAACTCACCAAAGACCTTCTGTTGACCAGACGTCGACTGCAGGcgacagaggaagagaagagagggaaggaggaggaggctgcaaTG TTAAAGGAGGTGTTTCGGAGAGAGCTGGAGAAAGCTGAGCAGGAAGTCAAGAGGTCGTCGGGCATCATCGCAGACTACAAACAG ATCTGCTCTCAGCTGACAAACCGTCTGGAGAAGCAGCAGGCCGCCCACAGAGAAGAGTTCGATTCACTCAAG GAGCTGGAGCACCAGAGGGGAATCCTGACCAATGATCTCCAGGAGGCAAATAACAGCTGGATCAGCAAGGCTTTCACCTCCCTGCGGACGTCCAGTGGGGGGCTCGGCAGTATTAGCTTACCCAGAGATGGGGCTCCAGCAATGGGCTGGAACTTCCACAGCGGCTCCCTTTCTGGATGGAGCACCAAAAAGATATTGTGGCCTCACAGACACAATCGAGAAAATATCTGA
- the ebi3 gene encoding interleukin-27 subunit beta: MAVMAGNVCVTVTLLVCVVGSQALHLPRAAGTSASPRSPPKVHCWCASFPNRTLCSWPEPSHSPPTHYIATYSERNRQLEIKQCQLFPPGSSSSALSPASSSSDRLWHCHLPDLKLLTDYIINITAVYSVGSSSHLSSFMLEEIVKPDPPVDIQVSTQHFKNFRNLSVEWSPPPTWANLDIFPLQYHLQYQWENRGKTQSVKLPPFEDTKVELKLASGRTYMFQVCAKDLLGLGECSAWSSPVEITTP; this comes from the exons ATGGCTGTGATGGCTGGcaatgtgtgtgtcactgtgactCTTCTCGTGTGTGTTGTTGGAAGTCAGGCACTGCACCTGCCGAGGGCAGCAGGAACATCAGCGA GTCCTCGCTCTCCTCCAAAAGTGCATTGTTGGTGTGCAAGCTTTCCAAACCGGACTCTTTGCTCCTGGCCCGAACCTTCCCACTCCCCACCAACACACTACATTGCCACCTACAG tgagagaaacagacagcTGGAGATCAAGCAGTGCCAGCTCTTCCCACCCGGATCCTCATCCTCTGCACTGAGCCCAGCATCATCCTCCTCTGATCGG ctCTGGCACTGCCACCTGCCCGATTTAAAGCTTCTCACTGACTACATCATCAACATCACAGCAGTTTATTCTGTCGGAAGCAGCTCCCATCTAAGCAGTTTTATGTTGGAGGAGATTG tGAAACCAGATCCCCCCGTAGACATCCAGGTTTCCACCCAGCATTTTAAAAACTTCAGAAACTTGTCGGTGGAGTGGTCTCCTCCCCCTACTTGGGCTAACCTGGACATCTTCCCCCTACAATACCACTTACAATACCAGTGGGAAAACAGGGGCAAAACACAGTCTGTCAAA CTGCCTCCATTTGAGGACACCAAGGTTGAGCTGAAGCTGGCGTCAGGAAGGACCTACATGTTCCAGGTGTGCGCTAAGGACCTGCTGGGTCTGGGCGAGTGCAGCGCCTGGAGCTCACCTGTAGAAATCACTACACCATGA
- the odf3l2a gene encoding outer dense fiber protein 3-like protein 2a produces MEEVVKKRPIISARERGPGPGRYALPSTVGYINHDFTKPSSPAYTFHSRMSSAMVSVDSSPGPRYHIDAKVTRFGRIDTPSYSILGRGRRTGEPFQTPGPGAYSPEKAPPLNSHRRPPSYTISTRTRYRSVDAVPAPNSYILPNVLGCQVPHKPSSASYSFSGRRKVGAPSEDLSKSPGPGKYNSTNPDIYRQRQPCFSMQRRTKKPNCSSVIPGPGTYSPEKFHVHLPKAPSFTLGVRHSEFVTPLVVDVID; encoded by the exons ATGGAGGAGGTGGTGAAGAAACGGCCAATTATCTCTGCTAGAGAAAGAG GCCCGGGCCCTGGACGATACGCTCTGCCCTCTACAGTTGGCTACATCAACCATGACTTCACCAAGCCCAGCAGCCCCGCCTACACTTTCCACAGCCGTATGAGCAGTGCCA tggtctcTGTGGACTCCAGCCCAGGACCAAGGTACCACATTGATGCCAAAGTCACCCGATTTGGCCGAATAGACACCCCATCTTACTCCATTTTGGGCAGAGGGAGGCGCACAG GTGAGCCCTTCCAGACTCCAGGGCCAGGTGCCTACAGCCCAGAGAAGGCTCCACCGCTCAACTCTCACCGCAGACCACCATCCTACACCATCAGCACACGCACCAGATATCGCTCTGTGGATGCTGTGCCAGCACCCAACAG CTACATTCTTCCTAATGTGCTGGGCTGTCAGGTTCCCCACAAACCCTCCAGTGCCAGCTACAGCTTCTCAGGCCGGAGGAAGGTCGGAGCTCCCTCTGAAGACCTCTCCAAGAGCCCCGGACCAGGAAAATACAATAGCACCAACCCGGACATTTACCGCCAGCGTCAGCCCTGCTTCTCCATGCAAAGGAGGACTAAGAAGCCAAATTGTTCCTCTGTTATTCCTGGCCCAGGCACGTACAGTCCAGAGAAGTTTCATGTGCACCTTCCCAAAGCACCGTCCTTCACTCTGGGTGTCAGGCACTCTGAGTTTGTCACCCCACTTGTGGTGGATGTGATTGACTGA